Below is a genomic region from Hyphomicrobium nitrativorans NL23.
ACGCTTGGCGGCTGGCGCACAAAATCATCATGCCGCTTGGGGTGGCAGAGCGAGGCAATGTTCAAAAGCATGGCCACGCGCCCGCCTGTTTCGGCGGTGAAGGCCAAAGCCTTCTCAACAAAGCGGTCGGCAAGGCCCCAGCCATAGGGCGGGTTCGTCACGATGTTGCGGGCGAAGGGCTTCTCTAAGGTGAGGAAATCATAGCCGGGATAGCCGTAGCCCCAATCGGTAATGTCGGTGGCGATAACATCATAGCCTGCGCTCACAAGCTCGCGGCTGATAGCGCCATTGCCGCAAGCTGGCTCCCACACATCACCCTCAAAGCGCTCCACCGAAAGCAGCGCCCGGATGGCCGAAGGCGGCGTCGGGTAAAACTCGAACGGCGCGCGGCGCTCCGGCACGCGGGGTTTGAAATAGGATGAGTAATCAAAATCAGTCGCAATACGCATGGGTCTTTCCTTTCGCTTGTCTTCCCACCCCGTAAAAAAGGGGGTGCTGCTGCACCCCTGCCCCTTGGCGAAAGCGAGTGGGTGTGGGTGGGTGCGGCTTCGGGCATGACCGGGGTGCAGACGACGCGGGGCACACCTGCCCTGCGGCGGGATGCGGCCCTGTCATCGCGTTTAGAAGACGTGCCAAGGGAGGGAGGCAGGCTGCCTCCCTGACCCCTTCAAGGAAAGAAGCGCGAAGCTCAAATTATCCGCGTCATGGGATGGAAGCCCGAAGGGCCGAGACCGCTTGCGGGCTCGGTTCACGACAGCCCGGCCCCGGCCATCGAGCCGGGGAGACGCCACAGCAGGCTTTCAGTCGTTGCGGACGTATGCGGGCCCGTATCCATCAAAGTCATAGGCATCCATTCCGCGCCGGATGGTGCCCATGTGAAGCCGGGAGTAAAGATGGACAAGCCGATAGGCATTCGCCACGCCTTCGGCGCTGATGGCGCTAGGAACGTGCTCGATGTGAACCAGACTGTTGGCACCCAAAATCGTTAGCGCGCGTTTGATGTGCTCGCGCGTGACGCCGGAATACTCTTCGATCTTCTCATAGCTGATCTTGGCCATGTTGGACTTGCGGTCTCTGCGGGAAGCAAAGAGGAAGAAGAGCTTCATGGCGTCGAGTTCCGCCCGCTGCCGGAGCCGGAAGCTGGTGAAGGCCGTGACCACACCGTTGCTGTAAAGGCCTTTGGCGGGGAACTTCGCCCATCCGGTTTTCGTATCATAGTTGCGGATCAGATAGGTGCTCCGCCCATTCGGCTCACGCTCGATGAGCGCATAATCCTTCAGCACGTCCAGCCCCCGTGAAAGCTTGGCGCGCGAGAGAGACGTCATTTCGCAAAGGGCATCGTAGGTCAGACGGGCGAGCCCGGTCTCCAAATCTGAATGGTTGGCGATCACGGTCAGTGCCATCAGCGCGGCCTGAAAGTCAGAACCTCTACCGCCAGCCCAGCGAAATTCACAAAGCCCGCGCCCCTCAATCCACTCGGTAGGAAGCTTCGTCCATGGGGGCAGCTTCTTTGCGCCCGGAGCGATAGAGGCGCTCATTTTTTCACAGCCTTGATCGCGACCGTGGCGAGGTAGACGGCCAGAGCGGCGACTGTCAGCCCCAGCAGGGCGATTAGCGCGTTGATCTGATCCATTGAGAGGTTCGAGAAGTGGGAGATCGTGTCGTTCAAAATTTCCATGTTCTGCTCCGCGGAAAAGTGGTTCGGAGCTTTTTTTACGAAGACCGCCGATCTATATCTAGAAACAATAGGCGACATTAGTAGCAAAGATATCACAAATTATAGTGCAAAGACAAGCGGTTAGACAATCTGCTGGCGGTCTGTATAACATACCGGTTTAGTTCACGGGGGCTCGCTCATGAACTGAGCTGACGTGCACATGCAGGAATGTGGCAAGCCGCTTCGGCTAAAGCAGCGTCAGATCGATGATATTCCACCCTTGTGCGCGAGCAGCGGCAACCAACTCATCCGATGCTGCTATCTTCCGCATGGCGCAGCAAAGCACTTTTCGGGGCCGCGTTACGGCCACGAAGACATTGGTGGCGGCAGCAAGTTGGGCCGCGTTGGCGCTAAAATCCTTGTTCTCGAGGCCGAAGGCGTGAGGCAGCACCGTAGCCAGATCCATTGCCTGTTGGTCACGAGATGTTCCGCGCCAAACTTCGGTCTCGACGACAAGGATCGAGTCGACTGTCCTGCCCTTCACAGAATGAATGGAGCCCAGTTTGATCTCCATGCCCTCATGGATGAATACCGTTGACGCCCGCTCGCCTTGCGCGGCGGTTGCCCCGTGGCCTACGAACTCCAGATATTGCCTCGCTGCATCTGAGAGAGCGTCCATGCCCAGCAACGATTTGAGCTCATCGCGCAATTGACTCCAGTCATCCTCGTTCCAAGCCGAAGCTCCCAACACAACCCGATCTCGCATCAGCCTCCTGATTTTCAGTTGTAGCTTCGGGTCACGCCTTTGCAGGATGCTCGAAATGGATCGCTTGGTGGCGAGTTCTCCCCGTTCGTCTTTTACGCCGTGATGGCGCAAGAGGATGACCAGACCGGACATCATGAGATCTGCTATCTCCGCTGGCGATCCGTGCGACGCATGAAGGATGGCTGCCTGTCGCAAGACGCTGCAAAGTGTGTCGGGGCGGCTCTGTCGCCCGCGTCCGCTTCTGTATTGCGGACAATAATCGATCAACGTCTTGGGCCAGTCACCTCTTCCCGCCGCTGCCGGATTGTGACGGGAAGCGACCGCACGGATATCCAGATGAGCCCCGGGATCTTGCCCCCAATACGCCCGCACCTCGCCCGCATATGCCGGGAGCACGCCAGCGATTGAATTGCGATCAAAGAGAATAAGACTCCGCCTGCTGGGAGCATCTTCAACCCCCTCGATTATTTGCGGAGCCCTGACCGTGAGGCGACTGGCAAATGAAGCGATGTCAGTACCGAACCGGCGCGTCTTGTTAAGTGGGATGGCATCCTCGGCTGCGCGCCAGTAATCATCGGGCGTAAGATCATCGTCCTCGTAGAGGGTCTGGTTTTGATCTCCTAAGCGCTGGTAAGCCACGCCCTCTGCGAATAGCTGATTGACGAGGGCAAGCTGCGCTCCGTTAGTGTCTTGCGCTTCGTCCAGCAGAACCAGCGGAAACCGAGCGCGCACGCGCTGAATGATTTCGGGGAATCTTGTGATGGCCTGCTGGGCAAGCGCTGTCATGTCGCCGAACCGATAAAACCCGTCATTGGTGATTTCGGCTTTTAGCTCTTCGAGCGCCTGTCCCGTAGGGCGCTGCGGGCTTGGCTGCCCGGCTCGTGCAGATACCTTCAATCGCTGAGGCGGAATCTCAGCCTCACATACAAACTCTTCAGATAGCTCCAGCTTCCTAACGAACTCTTCGAGGCGGCGTTTATTGATACCTTTGTTGATCTCGGAGTAAGTAACCAACGCGGGCTTCGACCGCCACCGCGAACCGCCGATGGCTCCGAACACGTCATCATCAATTCGCTGCACTCCCCAGCCGAGACCACGAAGGTAAGGCAGTGCCACGAAGCGGTCGATGAAGCCCGTCACCGTTCCAATGAAGTGCGGATAAGCCAGAAAGGCCGAAGCCAAAGAGTGAGTTGCCAGCTTTTTCTCGATCTCCTCGCGGGCGGCATTGGTATGCGATATCACGCATACGCCGCGCTTGCGGGATGTCCAGCTTCGAGAGAGCAAGGCGAGCTTGGCAACGAGCAGCGTTGTCTTCCCGTTTCCGGGCGCCGCCTGCACATCGCAGGATTCGGTTGCCGACAGGAAACGCTGCTGATCTTCGCTGGTAAAATCGCAGCCGCCAAGTTCTTCTCCCAGTTCCGCCAGCAGTTGTTCGGTGAGCGGCGGAATCTGAATCATGGGTTGGCCGCTCCGCCAGCTTGGGCAGGATTGTTGGGCGGGGCTGTCAGCGGACTCGTCACGTAATCAATCGCGCTCACAATGTAGGGTGGCAGTTTCTTTCTAAACTCGTCGGCACCATCCGGTAATTGCTCGATGAGGGCTGCGAGCTGTTCTGAGACTTCGGTTTTGGAAACCTGCTTCTTGTGTATGGGCTCAAAGATGACAAGGGCCACGTCATCGGATGTCTTGCTCTGATCTGCCTGCAGCGCTTCGACTTCCGATTTGGCCTCGGAAAGGATATCGGCGCGCGTTTTTCCAGCTAGCCCCTTGGCAAGCTGAACGGCTTGATGGATTACCACTGCCAAGGCGGGACGCCGTGCCAGATCAAACTCCAGCGTCCATTGCTCGGAGGGAAAAGATTTTACAGCCCCGCCTTCGTGCGCTTTCAGTTTGCTCAGAACGGCATCTTTCGCGTCCTTCTGCCACTCGCCTTCGGTCTTGCGATCCGCGCCAACCAACGCCTTGGCACAGTCGGGAGGGATGTCGCGGTCTGGCATAAGTCCCACCGGCACCGGCATTGGCTTACCGTCGCCACGTTGCAATATCCGGCTGTAGCGGAAGAGACCTCGATGGCCGACATTGATGATCGACACACCGCTCTTACCTAACCCCCGGCCCATCTTTTTCGCCAGCGCAGGGAGCAGAATGTTCTCGGCATCGCCTTCTACGACAATCACACCGCGCGCAAAGAAGAGATTAGCCTTCGTTGCATCGAGGAAGCGTCGGAGAAACGCATAATCGTCCGGCGCGAGTTTTGTATGGCCGGTACCCAGCGGATAGGCGCGCTGGCCAACGATCATTACCATGGCATCCAGATCCGCGCTCGCAGCAAGCTGAGGGCTGTGCGTGGTCAACAGGACTTGAACTTGCTGATCCGGCTGCCCCTCCGGCACCGGGAGGGTTCGCGCCTCAAGCATTTGCATGAAAAGCGTCTGATGCTGCGGATGAAGATGCGCCTCGGGCTCTTCGATCAGCAGGAAGGGCACCTGATCAGGGTGCGACTGAAGAAGCAGCAGCTCAGCCGCCATGAAGAGCAGGTTATTGTACCCAAGCCCGCGAGTGAGACGCTCTGTCTGCCCTGCTGAAGAGTTGAGGTAAAGCTCAAGACGCTCCAGAAGCTGGTCGAAAGACCCCTTGGCACCCAAGCCCAGCGTCGCGGTTAAGGCGTCACCGGCAAATGAAAGCTCGTCGAGATATGTGTCATTGACGGTGCTCTGCACACCCTGAACGGCAGTATTCGTTTCAATGTTCGCATCCGCCGCGCGCATCGTATCGAGAAGGGTGGGAGGTTGTCCGGCTGGAGCTTTGTCGGCCTGCGCTGCCATGGCCGGCAGAGCACCGAGGATACGCGAAAGACGGGAGCGTCTTCCCGACCTTAGTTCGCGTTCGGCATCCCTGAGCGGTCTAAGATATGTGGATTTGAGATACTCTCGCAGGTCGCCATCGAGGGGATGGCCATCACCGCTCTTGCCCGCTCGGTACTGCGTAAGCGCTGTTTCGCCGCCGCCCCCAAGTTTGCGTAGCGTGCCGCGAAGACATACATGCAGCCGCAATGTCCCGGACTCGTTACTGCACCATTCCAGAAAACGAGCCTGTTCGTCGGGCGTCAACTGGTCGAATGTGCACCGGATAAACAGCTCCCCGACCCTGCTGCCGTCAGGCTTCACGTGGAAATCGCGGGGGTCGAGACGAAGGATGTCATCCCCTCTCGTCCATAACAAAGAACGGGCGGCATCAATGACGGCTGTCTTCCCAGCGTCGTTGGGGCCTACAAGAATATTCAGACCCCGCCTTAAGTTGAGGGCGAGCGGGTTGTCAGGGCCAAAGCAGCGGAAGCCGTTGATATAAATTTCTGAAACATACACAGCGGTAATACCTGGATTGAATTCATGGAATCTCTCGCCCGATATTAGCCCGATGAGCAAAGGCTTGGGAGCAAAGTTGCATTTTTGTCGCCGGATAACCGTGGATTGAATCAAAGCAGCAAGCTAGCTCACGCCAGACTCACCCTTTCCGAGCGCATGGCGCGCATCCGCAAGACGGATACACGCCCTGAGATGATCGTGCGGCGCGCCGTGCATGCGCTTGGATATCGTTTCAGGCTGCACCGGCGTGATCTGCCGGGCTGTCCCGATCTTGTTCTGCCGCGCCATCGCAAGGTGATCTTCGTGAATGGGTGCTTCTGGCACCGGCATGATTGCCGGGATGGACGCAAGCTTCCAAATTCCAAGCCGGAGTATTGGGGCCCCAAGCTCACGCGCAATGCGGAGCGGGATGCCGCGCATCTACAGGCGCTGGCCGAGAAGGGCTGGGAAGCCCTCGTGCTGTGGGAATGCGAACTCAAAAACAGCGAACGGCTGACCGCAACGCTCAGGAATTTTCTGCAGTGCCCTGTGGAGACCCGTCTTCGGGCGAGCCGACGAGATCAAGCCAAGCGGCAGCCCCGGAAGGCGAGACCTCCAGCGCCACGAGCCGCGCGTAAATGAGAGCGGGAATCTGCGCCAACCCTTCGATCTGCGGTGTCGGTGCCCAATAAAGCACCTGAGCGACAAGATCGGCCCAAGTTCTGAAGACGCTAAGGGTCAGCCCGCGCTCAATGGCCCACGAGCGGGCTTCGGCCAGCGGGATATCCTCTTGGCCTCCGGCAACAGCTACGATGGCGACTTCCGCGATTCCGGCATCGCGGCACCGCGTGATGAACAGAAGCAGATCTTCGCGCGATACCGGCTTGTCGCGGACTTCGAAGACGCGCTCCCATTTTTCGGGATCGGTAGCCGAACGCACCGCCACGTCGCCCGGAACGGTGCGCGACGGATCGTTCACCCTGCCGACATGCACGCGGTCTTCGCCCGCGAACAAATCCATAAGCGCGGCCACAATAGCCTGAGCACGGCGTCCGCCTTCCGAGGACTCGGCGACAAATTCCTCTATGGCCGTGATCAACTGCTCGGCGGTCAGAGCGGATGTGATGCGCGTCAGCGGCGCGTAGCGCTGGCCGTAACGCTTCCGTACGGCGATGAAGGCACGCAGGGCCTGTCTTGCCTCGGCCTCAGATTTTAGTGCTTCCAGCTTATCCAGTAACTGGCAGAGCATCTCGATGACGGGGCGCACTGGCCCCCGCACGGGCATATCGCGGCTGACGCGCTGCACCCGGAAATACGGCTGGTTGTTCAGCGGCTCCTTGCCGGTCACGCCGAGATTGATGTCGATCTCCGGCGCATTGGGTACAAGCACGTTGTGGCACAAGCCGCGCGCTGAATAGGCGCGGTCGCTTTCAGCCTCCTTCACGGCGAACGCATCAAACCGGACGTCGATGCACTTGGCCAGAATCGCCGTGCCCAGAAACGCGATATGCGTGCGGGAGGAGTTCTCGCAAGCTTGGGAGAAGGTGTCGATCAGGCGCTCCCATGCGGGATCGATAAAGCCCGCGCCTGCACGCGCCGCTTCCTCGAACAGGATGGCCTTCGCGCGTGCCTTGTCTATGCGCGGATCATCGTCGCTCATTGCCCCCGCCTTGGTCAGTATCGAGCTTCAGTAATTCACCGGGCTGGCAGTGGAGAGCAACACAGATTCGCTCGATTGTATCGAGGCTTGCGTTGTAGCTTGGACGCGTGGCCATCGATTCGATTGTTGAGCGTGAGAGTTCGGTGCGTGCAGCAAGCTCCCCATAGGTGAGGTGCTCGCCGGTTCGCGCTTCGTAAGCGTCCATCATCTCGCGCAGGCGGATCAGCATCGTATCGGCATCTAAGTTATTGAAAATATCCGAGTCACTAAACATCACGGCATTGTCTCAAAGAAATTTAACAGTGTACAGATCGTTGCTCATGGTTTACTCTTGTATTGACAGTACAAGCGAATTGTTCTATGTTTGTTCTGAACTTGGGACGGGGGTAAGCACGTGAAGGTCATCAGTCTTTTCACCGGCGTTGGAGGCCTTGATTTCGGCTTCGAGGCGGCGGGCTTCGAGACACGCGTCGCGGTCGAGCTAGATTCCGTATGCTGCGCTACCATCCGGCTGAACAGGGACTGGCCTGTTCTCGAAGGCGATATTCACAACATCTCATCCAAGCAGATTCTGAAGGCGGGCAAACTGAAGTCGGGCGAAGCAGATGTGCTTATCGGGGGCCCTCCGTGCCAGCCTTTTTCCAAGTCCGGTTACTGGGCGCGCGGCGATGCTCTGCGGCTCGACGACCCGCGCGCCGATACGCTCTCTGCATACCTTCGTGTGCTTCGTGACACCCGGCCAAAGGCGCTGTTGCTCGAGAACGTCTATGGGCTGGCCTACAAGGG
It encodes:
- a CDS encoding conjugal transfer protein, which encodes MRIATDFDYSSYFKPRVPERRAPFEFYPTPPSAIRALLSVERFEGDVWEPACGNGAISRELVSAGYDVIATDITDWGYGYPGYDFLTLEKPFARNIVTNPPYGWGLADRFVEKALAFTAETGGRVAMLLNIASLCHPKRHDDFVRQPPSVIYALDECVCFPLGDPARATAHTNKHRYAWLIWDHAHKGDSVIRWLSTAPFQ
- a CDS encoding UvrD-helicase domain-containing protein; amino-acid sequence: MIQIPPLTEQLLAELGEELGGCDFTSEDQQRFLSATESCDVQAAPGNGKTTLLVAKLALLSRSWTSRKRGVCVISHTNAAREEIEKKLATHSLASAFLAYPHFIGTVTGFIDRFVALPYLRGLGWGVQRIDDDVFGAIGGSRWRSKPALVTYSEINKGINKRRLEEFVRKLELSEEFVCEAEIPPQRLKVSARAGQPSPQRPTGQALEELKAEITNDGFYRFGDMTALAQQAITRFPEIIQRVRARFPLVLLDEAQDTNGAQLALVNQLFAEGVAYQRLGDQNQTLYEDDDLTPDDYWRAAEDAIPLNKTRRFGTDIASFASRLTVRAPQIIEGVEDAPSRRSLILFDRNSIAGVLPAYAGEVRAYWGQDPGAHLDIRAVASRHNPAAAGRGDWPKTLIDYCPQYRSGRGRQSRPDTLCSVLRQAAILHASHGSPAEIADLMMSGLVILLRHHGVKDERGELATKRSISSILQRRDPKLQLKIRRLMRDRVVLGASAWNEDDWSQLRDELKSLLGMDALSDAARQYLEFVGHGATAAQGERASTVFIHEGMEIKLGSIHSVKGRTVDSILVVETEVWRGTSRDQQAMDLATVLPHAFGLENKDFSANAAQLAAATNVFVAVTRPRKVLCCAMRKIAASDELVAAARAQGWNIIDLTLL
- a CDS encoding ATP-dependent nuclease, with translation MIQSTVIRRQKCNFAPKPLLIGLISGERFHEFNPGITAVYVSEIYINGFRCFGPDNPLALNLRRGLNILVGPNDAGKTAVIDAARSLLWTRGDDILRLDPRDFHVKPDGSRVGELFIRCTFDQLTPDEQARFLEWCSNESGTLRLHVCLRGTLRKLGGGGETALTQYRAGKSGDGHPLDGDLREYLKSTYLRPLRDAERELRSGRRSRLSRILGALPAMAAQADKAPAGQPPTLLDTMRAADANIETNTAVQGVQSTVNDTYLDELSFAGDALTATLGLGAKGSFDQLLERLELYLNSSAGQTERLTRGLGYNNLLFMAAELLLLQSHPDQVPFLLIEEPEAHLHPQHQTLFMQMLEARTLPVPEGQPDQQVQVLLTTHSPQLAASADLDAMVMIVGQRAYPLGTGHTKLAPDDYAFLRRFLDATKANLFFARGVIVVEGDAENILLPALAKKMGRGLGKSGVSIINVGHRGLFRYSRILQRGDGKPMPVPVGLMPDRDIPPDCAKALVGADRKTEGEWQKDAKDAVLSKLKAHEGGAVKSFPSEQWTLEFDLARRPALAVVIHQAVQLAKGLAGKTRADILSEAKSEVEALQADQSKTSDDVALVIFEPIHKKQVSKTEVSEQLAALIEQLPDGADEFRKKLPPYIVSAIDYVTSPLTAPPNNPAQAGGAANP
- a CDS encoding very short patch repair endonuclease, producing MIVRRAVHALGYRFRLHRRDLPGCPDLVLPRHRKVIFVNGCFWHRHDCRDGRKLPNSKPEYWGPKLTRNAERDAAHLQALAEKGWEALVLWECELKNSERLTATLRNFLQCPVETRLRASRRDQAKRQPRKARPPAPRAARK
- a CDS encoding restriction endonuclease, SacI family — protein: MSDDDPRIDKARAKAILFEEAARAGAGFIDPAWERLIDTFSQACENSSRTHIAFLGTAILAKCIDVRFDAFAVKEAESDRAYSARGLCHNVLVPNAPEIDINLGVTGKEPLNNQPYFRVQRVSRDMPVRGPVRPVIEMLCQLLDKLEALKSEAEARQALRAFIAVRKRYGQRYAPLTRITSALTAEQLITAIEEFVAESSEGGRRAQAIVAALMDLFAGEDRVHVGRVNDPSRTVPGDVAVRSATDPEKWERVFEVRDKPVSREDLLLFITRCRDAGIAEVAIVAVAGGQEDIPLAEARSWAIERGLTLSVFRTWADLVAQVLYWAPTPQIEGLAQIPALIYARLVALEVSPSGAAAWLDLVGSPEDGSPQGTAENS
- a CDS encoding helix-turn-helix domain-containing protein produces the protein MFSDSDIFNNLDADTMLIRLREMMDAYEARTGEHLTYGELAARTELSRSTIESMATRPSYNASLDTIERICVALHCQPGELLKLDTDQGGGNERR